A genomic segment from Spinacia oleracea cultivar Varoflay chromosome 3, BTI_SOV_V1, whole genome shotgun sequence encodes:
- the LOC110779158 gene encoding eukaryotic translation initiation factor 3 subunit A, with the protein MSTFAKPENALKRAEELINVGQKQDALQALHDLITSKRYRAWQKPLEKIMFKYIELCVDMRKGRYAKDGLIQYRIVCQQVNVNSLEEVIKHFMHLSTERAEVARTEAQALEEALDVEDLEADKRPEDLMLSYVSGEKGKDRSDRELVTPWFKFLWETYRTVLEILRNNSKLENLYAMTAHRAFQFCKQYKRTTEFRRLCEIIRNHLSNLNKYKDQRDRTDLTAPESLQLYLDTRFEQLKIATELELWQEAFRSVEDIHGLMCMVKKTPKPSLMVVYYAKLTEIFWTSGSHLYHAYAWLKLFLLQKNFNKNLSQKDLQTIASSVVLAALSVLPYDHTRGASHLELENEKERNMRMSNLINFNLDPKPESREVLSRSALLSQLVSKGVMSCVLPEVKDLYHLLEHEFLPLDLSLKVQPLLNKISKLGGKLASASSVPEVQLSKYVLALEKLATLRLLQQASQVYQTMTIESLSQMIPFFDFSVVEKISVDAVKHKFLTMKVDHMNGAVSFSILDLESDTVRNHLTALAESLNKARSMIYPPLNKASKIEDTLPGLAELVEKEHKKLLARKTIIEQRKEEQERQLLEKEREEESKRLQLQKSNVEAEQKRLASELEKRKIQRIQKEIEEREIEEAKALLQEKFSKNKKKPLIEGDKLTKQALMELALNEQLREKQEMEKKLLKLSKQMDYLERAKREEAAPLIESAYQQRLVEEQLLHEHEQQLEVELSRQRHDGDLQEKKRVARVMENKRIFQESLMSHRQSEFERLRKEREEHFHQIRLARKQERLAKRKMIFYLRSEEERLNKLREEEEARKLEESERRRKEESERQAKLDEMAEKQRQREQELEEKEKLRRHQILAGEAARSSETPLARPQAEAIPAAAAATAAAASAAPAPTKYVPRHLREKPAGSAPAPATDRWRSSDRRGPAGGASRPTW; encoded by the exons ATGTCTACCTTTGCGAAACCAGAAAATGCTTTAAAGCGAGCCGAAG AGCTGATCAATGTTGGTCAGAAGCAAGATGCGCTGCAGGCGCTTCACGACCTTATTACCTCGAAAAGGTACAGAGCATGGCAGAAACCATTGGAAAAGATCATGTTTAAATACATAGAACTTTGTGTCGACATGAGGAAGGGTAGGTATGCCAAAGATGGTTTAATCCAATACCGCATTGTTTGCCAACAAGTGAATGTGAACTCTTTAGAGGAAGTCATTAAGCATTTCATGCACTTGTCAACTGAGAGGGCTGAGGTTGCTCGTACTGAAGCTCAAGCATTAGAAGAAGCACTTGATGTTGAAGATCTTGAGGCAGATAAGCGTCCTGAGGATCTAATGCTAAGCTATGTTAGTGGAGAGAAGGGAAAAGACAGGTCTGACCGTGAACTTGTTACACCTTGGTTCAAATTTCTCTGGGAGACATACAGAACTGTTTTGGAAATATTACGTAACAATTCTAAATTGGAGAATCTTTATGCT ATGACGGCACATCGTGCTTTTCAATTCTGCAAGCAATACAAACGTACCACAGAATTTCGTAGACTCTGTGAAATAATCAGGAACCATTTGTCAAATCTGAATAAATACAAGGACCAACGTGACAGGACTGATCTGACAGCTCCAGAAAGCTTGCAATTGTATCTCGACACGAGGTTTGAGCAGCTAAAGATTGCCACTGAACTTGAACTTTGGCAG GAAGCGTTTCGTTCTGTTGAAGATATCCATGGCTTGATGTGTATGGTTAAGAAGACCCCAAAGCCTTCATTGATGGTCGTTTACTATGCTAAGCTCACTGAAATCTTTTGGACTTCAGGAAGCCATCTGTATCATGCATATGCTTGGCTGaagcttttcttgcttcaaaagAACTTCAACAAGAACTTAAGCCAGAAGGACTTGCAGACGATAGCATCATCTGTGGTTTTGGCTGCCCTCTCAGTTCTTCCTTATGATCATACACGTGGTGCATCTCATTTGGAACTGGAAAATGAGAAAGAGCGGAATATGAGGATGTCTaatcttattaattttaatcttGATCCCAAACCTGAGAGCAGAGAAGTG CTCTCACGCTCAGCTCTTCTTTCGCAACTG GTCTCCAAAGGTGTTATGTCTTGTGTACTTCCAGAAGTTAAAGATCTCTATCATCTCCTAGAGCATGAGTTTCTGCCCTTGGATTTGTCTTTAAAAGTTCAGCCCTTGTTGAACAAAATTTCTAAGCTTGGCGGGAAACTCGCTTCAGCTTCTTCTGTACCTGAAGTGCAATTGTCAAAGTATGTTCTTGCCTTGGAAAAGCTAGCAACTCTTAGATTGCTGCAACAG GCGTCCCAAGTTTACCAGACGATGACCATTGAGAGCTTGTCCCAGATGATtccattttttgatttttctgttGTGGAAAAGATTTCTGTAGATGCTGTCAAACATAAGTTCTTAACGATGAAGGTTGACCATATGAATGGCGCTGTTTCGTTTAGTATTCTG GATCTTGAATCTGATACCGTGAGAAATCACCTTACAGCGCTTGCTGAATCTTTGAATAAAGCAAGGTCCATGATATATCCTCCCCTTAACAAAGCATCAAAAATCGAAGATACTTTGCCTGGTTTAGCTGAGCTTGTGGAGAAGGAACATAAGAAGCTTCTTGCTCGTAAAACAATCATTGAACAGCGCAAAGAGGAACAAGAACGCCAGCTTTTAGAGAAG GAACGTGAGGAAGAGTCAAAGAGATTACAGCTACAGAAAAGTAATGTGGAAGCTGAACAGAAAAGGCTTGCTTCTGAACTTGAGAAGAGGAAAATTCAGCGCATCCAAAAGGAAATCGAAGAACGTGAGATTGAAGAAGCCAAAGCCCTACTTCAGGAAAAGTTCTCCAAAAATAAGAAGAAACCACTTATAGAAGGG GATAAGTTGACAAAGCAAGCATTGATGGAGTTGGCTCTCAACGAGCAGCTGAGGGAGAAACAAGAAATGGAGAAAAAACTGCTGAAGTTGAGCAAGCAAATGGATTATCTTGAGAGAGCTAAGAGAGAGGAGGCAGCTCCATTAATTGAATCTGCATATCAACAACGCTTGGTTGAGGAACAGCTTCTGCATGAGCATGAGCAACAG CTTGAGGTTGAGCTCAGCAGGCAACGTCATGATGGTGACCTTCAAGAAAAGAAGAGAGTAGCTCGTGTAATGGAAAACAAG AGGATTTTCCAAGAATCCCTAATGAGCCACCGTCAATCTGAATTCGAAAGATTGAGAAAAGAACGCGAGGAACATTTCCATCAAATTCGCCTGGCACGTAAACAAGAAAGGTTAGCTAAACGGAAGATGATTTTCTATTTGAGATCAGAAGAGGAAAGATTAAACAAGCTGCGGGAAGAGGAAGAAGCACGGAAGCTTGAAG AGTCTGAGagaagaagaaaggaagaaTCTGAGCGTCAAGCCAAGCTAGATGAAATGGCAGAAAAACAACGGCAACGAGAGCAAGAGcttgaagaaaaagagaagCTGAGAAGACATCAGATCCTTGCTGGTGAGGCTGCTCGGTCTTCTGAGACTCCTCTTGCCAGGCCTCAGGCAGAGGCCATACCTGCTGCAGCAGCTgctactgctgctgctgcttctgcTGCTCCAGCACCTACAAAATATGTTCCCAGGCACTTGCGGGAGAAACCAGCTGGGTCGGCACCAGCTCCAGCCACTGATAGGTGGCGAAGTTCTGATCGCCGTGGTCCAGCTGGGGGTGCTTCAAGGCCAACTTGGTGA
- the LOC110779159 gene encoding B3 domain-containing protein_Os12g40080, which translates to MEPTFLNHEFTAGVIIPSEFAKTYLDKSPCTLKLLTDNIEKTWEVSFTGGGSRHAKLSTGWEVFASDNKLKVGDICMFELIACQELKVCIIRASSSDPRKIIKPSKVPAKACASTQPEDIDSWPKQPRPPTRDPRDAAVMAAEAYTSAFAGNPSFSIAITSGYMKYNILNIPLRWVETYMRGSDKRNITLKGGKKSLNTKLIIYRHITGSHCKLTGGISKFFHDNAIIQGDVCVFELVNNVPNTLKVLVFR; encoded by the exons ATGGAGCCGACCTTTCTCAATCACGAGTTTACTGCTGGCGTG ATTATACCTAGTGAATTTGCAAAGACATACTTGGACAAGTCACCTTGCACGCTCAAGCTACTAACTGACAATATTGAGAAAACTTGGGAAGTGAGCTTTACCGGTGGTGGTAGTAGACATGCCAAGTTGAGCACTGGATGGGAAGTTTTTGCATCAGATAACAAGTTGAAAGTCGGTGATATATGCATGTTTGAGTTGATCGCCTGTCAAGAGCTTAAGGTTTGCATAATTCGTGCGAGTTCAAGCGATCCCAGAAAAATCATCAAACCATCCAAAGTGCCAGCCAAAGCGTGTGCGAGTACTCAACCAGAAGACATAGATTCATGGCCGAAACAGCCAAGGCCGCCAACGAGGGATCCCAGAGATGCAGCTGTTATGGCAGCTGAAGCTTATACAAGTGCTTTTGCTGGAAATCCATCATTTTCAATCGCTATCACTTCTGGTTACATGAAATACAACATACTG AACATACCACTCCGTTGGGTGGAGACGTACATGAGAGGAAGTGACAAGCGCAATATAACGCTAAAAGGGGGGAAGAAAAGCTTGAATACCAAGTTGATTATATACCGCCACATTACAGGCTCTCATTGCAAGCTAACAGGAGGGATTTCAAAGTTCTTTCATGACAACGCCATCATACAAGGAGACGTATGTGTGTTCGAGCTCGTCAACAATGTTCCAAATACCTTGAAAGTCTTGGTATTTCGCTAA